In Camelina sativa cultivar DH55 chromosome 13, Cs, whole genome shotgun sequence, the genomic window CATTTGAGTCACCTTGTTTTTGCAAGTCGAGCATGGGCAAGATGGACTGCATTCAAATATCATAGGCTTGCGGCTAATTAGAACTCCATTACCCGTGTAGGGGAAATCACCTCCATTTTTCCTTATGCAGTGACAGTCCAAGTTCCCTGGCTTGCATGAGTTGGCACAATCACAGCCAAAAGAAGGCTGTGTTAGCTTAAACGACTCCGAGTAATTCACTGTTTTCGAGTAGGTGAAATAAGCAGGCCCATTATCGGTATCAACTTCATTCATAAGTGAAACAGGTATACCTTCGATCCCACCAGTGATATCCGGAAGAATGAGTCCTTGCCTTGAAGGCACACCCACCTTCCATTTCTGGATTGCAGTCCATGTAGCAAACGCAGGAGGTTGACCAGGAGCTCTCACTAATTTATACTTGAAGGTGTTGTGACCAGATTTTCCTTTCTCTACCCATGACTCTTTGATCTCATAGAGTCCGTCATAAATATAGATCTTAGCATTGTGAGAAGCCTCTTTCAAGCCCCTTATTACCCTAACTGCACTATTTCTACGCAAGCTCTTCTCCAAGGCAAGATTACCCCTTTCAAGCTTTTGGTCAGATGACTGCTTATCTTTATCAGCATTACCACCCTGACCAGTATAGATCAGAACATCGGGATTACCTTCGTCATTATCATAATATCCAGATGACACAATGCTAGTGGCGATAGGTTCTTCTTCCGTTTCACCCTTAACAACCAAATAGTCAATCCCAGCCATTGATGGAGAATGTAAACCCACCAAACACATCTCAAACCTGAAGAAGAATATATCCCCAATCTCGACACCAGGGACAATACCAGGTCTTTTCTTGGTGTTCGTCCGGACCCCACTGCTCATACAGATAGATCCTGACTTCAAATCACCCCGTTTGATAATACCGCTAACAGCTTCCTTGGCGTCCTCCAGTTGTGAAAACCTTCTTCTTAAAGCATCAAACCGCATAAGAACACTCACCACCAAATCCCTATTACCATTCTCTCTATCAGAGATGCTAATCCCACTCTCGAAATTCGGATTTGCAATTGCACGTTTCTTAGGGATCTTTCTTTTCACGGTCAACCCCTCAAGGTCCTGTTCCATGTTGCCATTAGAGGTATCAGGAGATCTGAAAGACCTGAGAGGAGTAACCATGGAAGGCTCAGATACATTCCGAGGAGGCTGCTGCTGATATACAGGTGGATTCTGAGGCTGCTGATTGTGCTGTGGATACTGAGCTTGATTAAGATCTGGTGTATGTTGATtcgtttgagaagaagaagaagaagtaaacggATAAAAAGATGAGAAGCCAGGTGGAAATGGTCCAAAAGGAGGTGCACACACAANNNNNNNNNNNNNNNNNNNNNNNNNNNNNNNNNNNNNNNNNNNNNNNNNNNNNNNNNNNNNNNNNNNNNNNNNNNNNNNNNNNNNNNNNNNNNNNNNNNNNNNNNNNNNNNNNNNNNNNNNNNNNNNNNNNNNNNNNNNNNNNNNNNNNNNNNNNNNNNNNNNNNNNNNNNNNNNNNNNNNNNNNNNNNNNNNNNNNNNNNNNNNNNNNNNNNNNNNNNNNNNNNNNNNNNNNNNNNNNNNNNNNNNNNNNNNNNNNNNNNNNNNNNNNNNNNNNNNNNNNNNNNNNNNNNNNNNNNNNNNNNNNNNNNNNNNNNNNNNNNNNNNNNNNNNNNNNNNNNNNNNNNNNNNNNNNNNNNNNNNNNNNNNNNNNNNNNNNNNNNNNNNNNNNNNNNNNNNNNNNNNNNNNNNNNNNNNNNNNNNNNNNNNNNNNNNNNNNNNNNNNNNNNNNNNNNNNNNNNNNNNNNNNNNNNNNNNNNNNNNNNNNNNNNNNNNNNNNNNNNNNNNNNNNNNNNNNNNNNNNTATTACCATTCTCTCTATCAGAGATGCTAATCCCACTCTCGAAATTCGGATTTGCAATTGCACGTTTCTTAGGGATCTTTCTTTTCACGGTCAACCCCTCAAGGTCCTGTTCCATGTTGCCATTAGAGGTATCAGGAGATCTGAAAGACCTGAGAGGAGTAACCATGGAAGGCTCAGATACATTCCGAGGAGGCTGCTGCTGATATACAGGTGGATTCTGAGGCTGCTGATTGTGCTGTGGATACTGAGCTTGATTAAGATCTGGTGTATGTTGATtcgtttgagaagaagaagaagaagtaaacggATAAAAAGATGAGAAGCCAGGTGGAAATGGTCCAAAAGGAGGTGCACACACAAAGGGCGGAGCTTGATTTCCACTGGGGAAAACAGGTCTTAGAGTACGCAATGGTTTGATATCCAACACTCTCGTCTTATCAGTGTAGTTACCAGCATTCCCATCCATGgtttctaaatcaaaatccGATCTTTCTATTCCAATCCCCTAAAGCCACTATAGAAGAAGATCTGGGTAACCTAAAAATTCCAACTTTTTTTCTAACTTAACTACGAATCAGAGATCCTCAAAGCCGAGTTACACGCATGCACAGAGATACCCACAACAACCGCAGATTCAGAGATtataataacaacaaccaaccaatggatgtttgttgacaaaaaGCAGTAacccccaaataaaataaaataaatagagcTTAAAACTTTCACCGAGAAACCTGAAAAATGCTGCTTTTTGGATTAGATTGATCACACACACACCCTCTTCGAGCTGGCTGgcgaaattagggtttccaaaaaagagagagacagagaatgAGAGGGAAACAAGGAATTAGCGAAATTTTGGGCCCAAGTTGGGAAATTTTTTGGTATATGTGTTATTTGACATCTGTAACTGTTAGAGAATCCCTTTGGATTTAGCCGTTGGATCTAAATCAATTGAATCGTTTACCGTACAAAGAAGATCTAGTATGACTTGATAACCTGCGTAACAGGTATGTTTTGTCTCTATTTCGATTTCGTCATGTTTTAGTTTATTCCGTCAGTTTGTGATGTAATGACTTTTTCCCCGGTTGCCGGTTTAACCCGTGCGTAAGATGTTGTCGTTTTCCCTTTTCTCAATTtgggaactttttttttaagtttatcgTTCCACTCCATAACTCTTGATTTCTCATAATATTTGCctaaacatttatttattaaaattaggTCCAGATATGTTTCATTAcatatagtttatataatttagataGGCTTGCTCAGTAACCAAGTTGAAgtataatttcaaattattcCGAATTGAATTCATTAAGATATATTAGGAAAGATACtctgtttccaaaaaaaaaaaaaattcatggacaaatttcttaatttgtttgacGTTAAATATATTAATGTCATCACAATTTGTTTCACTTTTCCGTTACGATTAACATAAATGACATGCATAAGAACAAAGtctcaaaatatgtttttatttatttcaatctttattgatataaaaaaacaacaaacaacaggTTCTGTATCTTCGTTGTGAACGAAAGATCAAAGAACTCATAAGTCACAAACTTATACTTAATAAAGTAGCTACACgcatcacaaacacacacaagacATGAAATGAAAAGAGCGGTTATTAATATGAGACAAAAACATTAACACAATCTTAAGAAAAAGAGATGTGTTAGTAGTTCGTAATTTGTTTACTCGATGGCACTAAACTCCTCgatcatattcttcttcttaccacGGTTGTTCATGATCGCGTGAACCTTGGAGCAGTTACATGGCATAAACATGCAGCCACGAGTACCATTACCGGTCGTGCTCGAACCGCCGAGCTTGCGTGCGATCACAACCGAGTTAACCACGTCATCGGTTGGATGGTAGATTGTCAATAGCTGAAAGCCTTTGAGATCAGAAGAGTCAACGATGGGGTATAAGAAAGCTCTAAGAGCATGGGCACTCCTTAGCATAAGGACAGCTCCAGGAGCCATGTGTTTCTCCAAGTGCTCGATGGCTTTGACCTTTGACTCTTTGTCCATCCCAACAAGAGCCGCCAAGAACACTACATCGTATTCGTCAAGTCCTTCCGTAGCGTTTAGTACGTCCGTTGTGTGGAAGATCATACGTTTCGAGAGGTCCGGGTCACGAGATACGAGGCTTGAAGCGAGCGTATTTGCGTGTGAGTCGATGTCGAAGTTGTGGAAGGTCGTGTTTGGAAGGTGAAACTTGGCCAAGACGATGGACGTGAGGGGCATCGGACCAGAACCCACGAAGGCAATCTTGCTGGGGACATGGCTTGAGTGTTGACTCAGGAGATCGAACTCAAGCTTGCCTAGCTTGAGGTAGTTGTTGTAGTAAGGAAAGGTGTGTAAGTGGTCAAGTGGGTTTTGGTCTTCTTGTAAAGATCCCAAAATTGTGGAGAAGTGTTGCTCTAAATAACCTTCGGCTTCACCACAAAGCTTGATGAGGTTAGATCTCATGTCTTTGACTTCTTCAGATAAATTTGTGACATCGATGTTTGTATCCGTGGGTAAGCACGTGGACACGAGTTGTCCAAACAAGGTGTCGACATTTTTGGAAGGTTTTAAGCTCTCGAGCTTTGAGATTTGGTCGTATAAGTCGATGATTTGCTTCACAACGAGATTGTTTTGGCAAGCCATGTCGACACTATGAGGTTATTTTTTAGGAGAGATGATAAGTAATTGgatttcttaaataattttttagacTCTGAGAAAATCTTGTGTTGTGGCTGTAACCCTCGCAAAGGGTCGTTATTTATTGGCACTCGTGGGGTCAATTCTTGgctgatattatttatatatcaatgATTCGATTCATATACGTTATAATTATCATGTGGTCGATCTTGTTGATAGTGTtgaaataaatttcaaattaagaTTAGAAAATCATCCCTAAACACataattctattttaatttaatacttGGTTTAGGCGTATAAGAAAAATAGTAAGACAAGTCACAGAAATGTCAATAAGCATGCACTAGATAAATTAAGCATGCATCTGCATTAGATATAACTTATATAATCAGGTGATTAACTGAGTAATTTATCCGTATCTGTCATAATATTTTGCAAAATTAAAAGATGCGGCAGTGACCATTCAAAGCTAAAGGCTTTACCCACATGGCATGACCCACAACTTCAACAACCATATTTGTCAATGTTCATTATAGACATGCAGCATAcaatttttttccaattatatcgtttattattaattataagatcGTGAACGGTACAAACTTCTTGTAATAAGGTGCCGTACAATACACACAATGAAATGTAGAATTTATGGGTAACGTACGGCTAACCCTTCCCGAGCCGTGAACATTCCCATATTGCGTCTGAGAAGTAGACACCGGTCCTCTGGATATATAGGCCTCAAACACGGAACCCTATATCTCTACCATTCGGACCTCAAAAAATTTGGTGTGAACATTTTTAATGATGTTGGAGCAAGGGATCTCTTGTTCCCGGTTCGAGACCATACAATAACATGGTGAGTTTAACCAAGACACGTAACCTTTGGCTCGCTTTAGCCACGGAACTTGAAAACAACAGGAATTAAATTTCACTTTAAATGATCTACTAAAaggtaaattataaaaaatcaaaaaaaaaattaaagaataattgGAAATTTTAAGTGCTAAGGttggaaatttattttcttaatttttgcgCAATTTTGAAATCctacaaacaaaagtacaatTCAAAAGTATACAGTTGACACGTATATgtgttatgaaaatatatgttattaggGATTCTAGTTCATGACACGATTTTGACACGATATACTGATTTGGACACCTAAAAGAATTATTGATTTGTCAAAATTCAACACTAGAGTgtaaaaattgaataaattatGTCTGAAAACGTAAATATTAATTGCATTGTCAGTTTGTTACACCGTATGAACGGAACAAAGATAGGAACTATTTGAGGTTATACGACTATCTTTATACAATTATACTTGTTTGTATAAttgtatgtttgatttttaatattatatcaaTCATTGATATAACGAGATAACGTATTGTATAGTTGGTACGTAAAATGGTAATTAAGTAAGGCATGTCTCAGAACATTGATATAAGTCACCACGAAAACgtatcatatttaaaatatgatatatttataagaaatatgATCTAGTTggatatcatattatataacgTTGAATTAAAAACACTAGTCAAATGTTCTGAGACATGCCTTACTCCCATGGTTGGTTCGTTGGTATAACCGTATAAGCGCGCGGGACAATAATGGGTGGAATTAGATAACTCAGTCGGGTTCCACGCTTCCAGTATATTTAAACCTCAATTCAATTAACTAGAATGGTATATATTCATAGCTCATAAACAGTTCTATAAATCGAGTCCCGTTCTCTACGAATGTAGAGATTTGGCTAATGGACCGGCCAGTTCTACAAATATAATTGAATGGAAGATACTTGGAATATGTTGTAATGCTGAATTACTTTGAACTAAATATAAACAGGACAAAACTCCTTTGGAACTGAAATAAATCAGTTGATGTTAATGTTACATATACATgatttataattgatattagTGTCTCTTGCTTAAAACGAATGGCCAATTTCACGTCCTTCTCAACGTACGTTGGCTTATACATGAtcctaaaatacaaaaatgcgATTTTGTTTTCAGACTTCAAATCATTCGGACTACAGTAAAACTTTTTCCATGATCGTGATTGTTtcgtttgcttttgtttttctgtttaagTATATGATTACTTAGTTTGCAATTGTTCACAGTCTACAGTTGTTTTTGCTTtgcatttgtttatttatttgcaagTAAACTCCCCTCCCACTCTTTTCACTCTTTTTCCAACAATTTATAGAtttaaattgtaattttcacaaATATAAgtactattaattaattaaaaagttatatacatATGAAGGGGATTTGTTTGACTAACAAGACAACATCTATCATTTAGATGTTAGTTTAAATTCATATTTAGACAACCATACATGCTTGTCTATTTATAGCAATCTCAAGAcccataaaacaacaaaaagcccaaaataaaTGGGAGTGTCATAATGTTTTAAACTTATAATTCGTTGTATAAAAGTGGTCAACAGACCAACGATTTGCATCCACTAATCAAAGCGTCTACCAACACGTCAatgtataaaatacaaaaagtatTTTTCAATTCCAAATATGATGTTTTCCCcataatattttacaaatacgAAGTTTTTACATTGTATACCATTTTCTGTAGATTTGAGATAATTAACATTCATAACCTTGCATACTAATTTAGTACCATATCAATTAGCTATACCATGAATTGATGGAAAtcgaaatcaaataaaacttatatggGACTGGTCATAATTGGGATAAAGATCTATATTCAAATTGTCGTTCCAATATGCATgttcagattttttttgattGGGTCTGTCTGCTGGAAgaaaaaatctcacaaaaatatAGATTGTGCTCTTCACTactttctttataaattttcttttagagAAAATACAATAAGTGGACATACATGTATGATTTGGATCCCACCTAcgaatgaatatataatatatataatacaaattcATTGTTGTGAAGATCTCAACTAAATGTATCATTATGAATGAAgagtatgtatgtatgtatgtataaaataaaaaataaaaggggAATCTTACAAACCAAATTGTAGGTATCTAAAAAAAACgacacaaaaaataaacaaagtttcTATAAAGAAAAACCAGCAAAgattctaaatttctaacatatataatagaaaagacATGAGAAGCACTCGCAATGTTCACAGCATAACAATCAAACGATTCATCTTAATTAGTGCCTCCCACgcaaaagtatatatttgtgcCGCGTAAAACCAATTTTATtccaattaaatatataaatcaacgACTCTATATATCTTCTAtgcaaagagaaaacaaaagtaattactcaaaacattttgataattcaaacaataatcaaatatcaGAGGCCTAATAGGAGGAAATTACCAAAATGTCCTCCTACGGCAAACTCGACGAGCATGAGCAAGCCATACTTGAGGCAAGTCGGAGGTCAAGAAAGAGAATAGCCATCATCGCTATATCTTCCATTGTTCTCGTCTGCATTGTCGTCGGAGCCGTCGTTGGAACCGCAGCTAACGGTAACAGCAAGAAACCGTCGACGGAGGGTAACGGAGAGCCAATCTCCGCCTCGATCAAAGCCTTGTGCGACGTGACATTGCACAAAGAAAAATGTCTTGAGACCGTTGGATCGGCTCCAAACGGGAGCCGATCAAACCCGGAGGAGCTCTTCAAATACGCCGTCAAGATTACCGTCACGGAGCTCTCAAACGTCCTCACCGGATTCTCCAACAGCGAACACATGGATAACGCCACGTCAGCAGCAATGGGAACTTGCGTGGAGGTTCTCGGGCTAGCCGTTGACCAACTCAACGATACGATGACGTCAATCAAGGACAAAACGAAGAATTTTGACGATCTCAGGACGTGGCTTAGCTCCGTGGGAACGTACCAAGAAACGTGTATGGAAGCATTAGTGGAAGCGAACAACCCGAGTTCGATAACTTTCGGAGAAACTCATTTGAAAAACTCTACCGAGATGACTAGCAATGCGTTAGCGATCATAACGTGGCTAGGGAAGATCGCTGACACCGTTAACCTGGGACGACGTCGTTTGTTGGCGAGTGGCGAGGCCAAAGTCGTTGCTAATGACTTGCCGATGATGATGGGTCGTGGACTTTTGGAGAGTGGTGATTTGAGGAAGAAAGCTAAGATNCTCGAGCGGTTCACGAACTGCTTTGTTACCACCACCAAAGATTTTCCCCTTGGACCCTTTATACCTCTTCAAATTACGGTTAAGCGCGTGACTCACAAGCCCCAACGACACACTATAGAGGCGTGTGAGATTCCCCAACGGCGTTCCAATTGCCGTCGCAAACCCACTCTTAGCGTTCACAAGACCGTCGAGGCACGTTTCCTGGTTAGTCACGACACCACCGAGAAGACTCGTGACACGATCAACGAGCGCTGCTGTCATCACCTCCGCCGCTTTCAGCTCTTCCGAAACCGTCTCAAGGTAATCAACGCTAAGCTGTGCTAGCTCCCCGCAATCAGCCACCGCACTTACTTCTTCAGCCGTAGACGCGCCGGGATCATCCTTTACGCGTTCGGAAAAGCGGTTGATGACTTTGGAGAGGCGACGAGCTTGTTTGAGGCATTGCTTCATTGTNGCCACATTTGGTAAGTACATATAATTAAAAGCATGTATTGACATAATGTGTGTGTTTAGTGGCTAATTTCATatgatcatttatttatttctttctttgtacTGTATTTATAGCTGTGTTTGGAAAGGGGTTCATGGCTAGGGACATGGCCTTCGTCAACACAGCTGGTCCAGCCAAGCATCAAGCCGTGGCTCTAATGGTAAGCGCGGACTTATCTGTGTTCTACAAGTGCACCATGGATGCTTTCCAAGACACGATGTACGCTCATGCACAACGTCAGTTTTACCGTGATTGTGTCATCTTCGGGACCGTTGATTTTATATTTGGAAACGCTGCGGTTGTGTATCAAAATTGCCAGATATTGCCTCGTCGCCCTATGGAAGGCCAGCAGATTACAATAACAGCTCAGGGTCGGAAGGATCCGAACCAAAACACAGGGATTTCTATCCACAACTGTACCATCAAGCCTTTGGATAACCTAAAAGATATCCAAACGTTCCTAGGCCGGCCTTGGAAGGACTTCTCTACTACGGTGATCATGAAGTCATTCATGGACAGGTTTATCAATCCTAAAGGGTGGTTACCGTGGGTAGGAGATACCGCACCAGACACGATCTTCTACGCCGAGCACTTAAATTTCGGACCAGGAGCCTCGACCAAGAACCGGGTTAAGTGGAGAGGCTTGAAGACTTCTTTAACAAAGAAGGAAGCAAATAAGTTTACGGTGAAACCTTTCATAGACGGCAATACCTGGTTGCCGGCTACTAAAATTCCATTCAAACCTGATTTTTGATACTTTTTGCTGGAAAAAGACTGGTCTGAAAATTAATGGCTAGTCGTTCTCTGATTTGTACAACGAACAATACAATATTCccttctaatttatttttcttgtattgtCTGTTTTTCAAATGTTCTGAATTTGTTTctattcatataattttctcGAGGGTTCTTTTCCTATACgaaaaccatataatatatatctatgcgtcaacttatatatacattaaagttcctgtttattttctcccaaaaaaaaaacttgaaagcTGATATTAGataatagttttctttttcactgATATCAAATAAATAGTAGTTTTAATAAACATCGATCGATATACCCCCTAATACACGAACCATTCAATCCTTTATTACTTGCAAGTAACTACTTCCAATTAAAAACAGATTTCGAATAACAAAaatgaacaaatttttttattgcatCTAAATGAGGCAAGACCAAattatctatataataatatagtatGAAATTTTCATTCGGTGTGAAGCAAACCGCCGTAGAAGGGAATGTCGGTCTGAGGCAACCAAGTGTCTCCCAACGTGAAATTATATACGGTAAAGTTCATGGCTTCTGCCAAGTTCAACAGGCTATATCCTGACCACTGGACCCTTTTACTTGTATTAGCCCCCGGTCCAAAGTTGTCATATTCACCGTATGAGATTGTATCTAGCCCGGTTGTACCATTCCATTCTAGCCACCCAACGGGTTGGACAACATCGCTGATGTATGATTGTATGTAGACTGTCCTTGAG contains:
- the LOC104734502 gene encoding nicotianamine synthase 1-like; amino-acid sequence: MACQNNLVVKQIIDLYDQISKLESLKPSKNVDTLFGQLVSTCLPTDTNIDVTNLSEEVKDMRSNLIKLCGEAEGYLEQHFSTILGSLQEDQNPLDHLHTFPYYNNYLKLGKLEFDLLSQHSSHVPSKIAFVGSGPMPLTSIVLAKFHLPNTTFHNFDIDSHANTLASSLVSRDPDLSKRMIFHTTDVLNATEGLDEYDVVFLAALVGMDKESKVKAIEHLEKHMAPGAVLMLRSAHALRAFLYPIVDSSDLKGFQLLTIYHPTDDVVNSVVIARKLGGSSTTGNGTRGCMFMPCNCSKVHAIMNNRGKKKNMIEEFSAIE
- the LOC104734501 gene encoding histone-lysine N-methyltransferase, H3 lysine-9 specific SUVH1 (The sequence of the model RefSeq protein was modified relative to this genomic sequence to represent the inferred CDS: added 67 bases not found in genome assembly) is translated as MDGNAGNYTDKTRVLDIKPLRTLRPVFPSGNQAPPFVCAPPFGPFPPGFSSFYPFTSSSSSQTNQHTPDLNQAQYPLHQQPQNPPVYQQPPPRNVSEPSNQQPQNPPVYQQQPPRNVSEPSMVTPLRSFRSPDTSNGNMEQDLEGLTVKRKIPKKRAIANPNFESGISISDRENGNRDLVVSVLMRFDALRRRFSQLEDAKEAVSGIIKRGDLKSGSICMSSGVRTNTKKRPGIVPGVEIGDIFFFRFEMCLVGLHSPSMAGIDYLVVKGETEEEPIATSIVSSGYYDNDEGNPDVLIYTGQGGNADKDKQSSDQKLERGNLALEKSLRRNSAVRVIRGLKEASHNAKIYIYDGLYEIKESWVEKGKSGHNTFKYKLVRAPGQPPAFATWTAIQKWKVGVPSRQGLILPDITGGIEGIPVSLMNEVDTDNGPAYFTYSKTVNYSESFKLTQPSFGCDCANSCKPGNLDCHCIRKNGGDFPYTGNGVLISRKPMIFECSPSCPCSTCKNKVTQMGIKVRLEVFKTENRGWGLRSWDAIRAGSFICIYAGEAKDKSKVQQTIADDDYTFDTTRVYNPFKWNYEPVLADEDASEEMSEESEMPLPMIISAKNIGNVARFMNHSCSPNVFWQPVTYENNSQLFVHVAFFAISHIPPLTELTYDYGISRPSGTQNGNPLYGKRKCFCGSEYCRGSFG